A part of Anolis carolinensis isolate JA03-04 unplaced genomic scaffold, rAnoCar3.1.pri scaffold_10, whole genome shotgun sequence genomic DNA contains:
- the cunh1orf216 gene encoding UPF0500 protein C1orf216 homolog, whose product MFAMCQPELPLNALFSEAKGNSQLDVAYLGGRDGNLNFMGEENYDNNENWNQHTEAGKLGVNAPVASDNQTPLMRKEEANGALRNVHEEVKQESMFLASEEEEEEEEEDEEDIRRPPEGAEVSSPEQEKATAKERVKGSRKMASSPLEDNGYASSSLSIDSPDSASAGPWDAPSVTAKDWKDTEAEDLSPSAEALFPALAEAFQSLQEKKKFKEQEKQKHRVHLVMYRRLALLRWIRSLQQKVVDQQNRLQESFDTILDNRKELIRCVQQGMPCPKNPVQAVQAEL is encoded by the coding sequence ATGTTTGCCATGTGCCAACCGGAGCTGCCCCTCAATGCGCTCTTCAGCGAAGCGAAGGGGAACTCGCAGCTGGACGTGGCCTACCTCGGAGGGAGGGACGGGAACCTCAATTTTATGGGCGAGGAGAATTACGACAACAATGAAAACtggaaccaacacacggaggccggGAAGCTTGGGGTCAATGCTCCAGTTGCGTCCGATAATCAAACACCATTGATGCGCAAGGAGGAAGCAAACGGTGCTCTTAGGAACGTCCATGAGGAGGTGAAACAGGAGAGCATGTTCCTTGCCtcggaagaagaagaggaagaggaggaggaggatgaagaagacaTCCGAAGGCCTCCAGAAGGAGCAGAGGTCTCCAGTCCGGAGCAAGAGAAAGCCACGGCGAAGGAGAGAGTCAAAGGAAGCCGGAAGATGGCCAGCTCTCCCTTGGAAGACAACGGTTACGCCAGCAGCTCCTTGAGCATCGACAGCCCCGACAGCGCAAGCGCCGGCCCGTGGGATGCACCGTCGGTCACCGCCAAGGATTGGAAGGACACCGAGGCCGAGGACTTGTCTCCGAGCGCTGAGGCCCTCTTCCCGGCGTTGGCGGAGGCCTTCCAGAGTCTCCAGGAGAAGAAGAAGTTCAAGGAGCAGGAGAAGCAGAAGCACCGCGTCCACCTGGTGATGTATCGCCGCCTGGCGCTCCTGCGCTGGATCCGCAGCCTCCAGCAGAAGGTGGTCGACCAGCAGAACCGGCTTCAGGAGAGCTTCGACACCATCCTGGACAACCGCAAAGAACTCATCCGGTGCGTCCAGCAAGGCATGCCCTGCCCCAAGAACCCCGTCCAGGCCGTCCAGGCCGAGCTGTGA